The genomic stretch GAATAATCCCGAGGAAATGATTTTCCGTAATCTTGGTATCACGATTGTCACACCATTAGTGGAGTTTGACAACAAGACCAATACAGTTACCGTTCTGTTCTCAGAAAAAGAGAAGCACGGTATTGCTAATGGCGGACACACTTTTGAAGCTATCCAGCACGCCCTTACTCTGGGGCCAATTGAAAATGCTCAAGTAAAAGTGGAGTGTATTGTTGGCAATATTGATCATGATTGGTTGGTCGGTATCGTTGATGGGAGAAATCGTTCCCGTGCAGTAAAGGACGAATCACTGGAAAATCTTGCGCGATCATACGAATCAATCAAGAACGCACTAACTGATCCACTATATAAAGATCGGATTGCATATTCTGAGTTTGAGCTCAATGATAGCAATAAACGAAAGGATATTTCTATCAGAGAGATACTCTCGTATATATATTGTCTTGATAACTTTGATCGAAACGATCATCCAGTAGAAGCATACTCCTCAAAAGGAGCAGTGGTAGACCACTATGCGAGCTCAGACGAGAAAGGCGAAAAACGTACATACATTATTGAGAAGGCAAGCAAAATCTTGCCCGATGTTGTTCAGCTTCGTGACACCATCTACCAAGATCTTCCGAAGGCATATAATACCATGGGTGGTTCATTTGGAAAAAATACAACCATGGGGGTTGCAACACACACCGAGAATCCTCGCCCCCTTAGATTTATCCGAGGTTCGATGACGATTTCATATCCTGACGCATTTATTTACCCAATACTTGCGTCTTTTAGGAAGTATATTGATCATCGTGGTTGGAAATGGACAGAAGACCCATTCATTCTTTGGGAGAAAAAAAAGAAAGATGTTGCTCTGGCTTTAAAAGATGCCTTTGGAACATTTCAATCACCTAACAAAATGGGGAAGGCTGGT from Candidatus Niyogibacteria bacterium encodes the following:
- a CDS encoding AIPR family protein → MTTTNNQTFKFKVSSFRHQHEAVDGRKLCVFTLPVSNIPSKWAEWREVNVRDTQKRSDVFNAIVDTLRNNPEEMIFRNLGITIVTPLVEFDNKTNTVTVLFSEKEKHGIANGGHTFEAIQHALTLGPIENAQVKVECIVGNIDHDWLVGIVDGRNRSRAVKDESLENLARSYESIKNALTDPLYKDRIAYSEFELNDSNKRKDISIREILSYIYCLDNFDRNDHPVEAYSSKGAVVDHYASSDEKGEKRTYIIEKASKILPDVVQLRDTIYQDLPKAYNTMGGSFGKNTTMGVATHTENPRPLRFIRGSMTISYPDAFIYPILASFRKYIDHRGWKWTEDPFILWEKKKKDVALALKDAFGTFQSPNKMGKAGLVWRTFYDVV